A genome region from Pseudomonas pergaminensis includes the following:
- the fahA gene encoding fumarylacetoacetase, whose translation MTQPTPTRSWVASANGHSDFPLQNLPLGVFSINGSAPRAGVAIGDSILDLHAAIDEFDGEARRAVDATAGGQLNAFFELGRGPRVALRERLLELLTEGSTLQTREAQVLHRAADCQMHLPARINDYTDFYVGIEHAQNVGKLFRPDNPLLPNYKYVPIGYHGRASTIRTSGTDVRRPKGQTLPAGQTEPTFGPCARLDYELELGVWIGQGNAMGDSIAIGDAAEHIAGFCLLNDWSARDIQAWEYQPLGPFLSKSFITTISPWVVTAEALEPFRAAQPARPEGDPQPLSYLLDKRDQAAGALDIELEVLLTTAAMREQNLPAHRLALSNSLYMYWTVAQLVAHHSVNGCQLQAGDLFGTGTLSGPQAGQFGSLLEMTEGGKKPVELPSGEVRKFLEDGDEIILRARCSREGFASIGFGECRGTVVAAR comes from the coding sequence ATGACGCAGCCGACACCTACCCGCAGCTGGGTGGCCTCCGCCAATGGTCACAGCGATTTTCCCCTGCAAAACCTGCCGCTGGGCGTGTTCAGTATCAACGGCTCTGCACCGCGCGCTGGCGTGGCGATTGGCGACTCGATCCTGGACCTGCACGCCGCCATCGATGAGTTCGACGGTGAAGCCCGTCGCGCCGTCGACGCGACAGCCGGTGGCCAGCTGAACGCCTTTTTCGAACTGGGTCGAGGCCCGCGCGTGGCCCTGCGCGAGCGCCTGCTGGAACTGTTGACCGAAGGCAGCACACTGCAGACGCGTGAAGCGCAAGTGCTGCACCGCGCTGCTGATTGCCAGATGCACCTGCCGGCGCGGATCAATGACTACACCGACTTCTATGTCGGTATCGAACATGCGCAAAACGTCGGCAAATTGTTCCGCCCTGATAACCCTCTGCTGCCGAACTACAAGTACGTGCCGATCGGTTATCACGGTCGTGCCTCGACCATCCGCACCTCGGGCACCGACGTGCGCCGCCCCAAGGGCCAGACCTTGCCCGCCGGCCAGACCGAACCGACCTTCGGCCCATGCGCACGCCTGGACTACGAACTGGAGCTGGGCGTGTGGATCGGCCAGGGCAATGCGATGGGCGATTCGATTGCCATTGGCGACGCGGCGGAGCATATCGCCGGTTTCTGCCTGCTCAATGACTGGTCGGCGCGGGATATCCAGGCCTGGGAATACCAGCCGTTGGGGCCGTTCCTGTCGAAGAGCTTCATCACCACCATTTCACCGTGGGTGGTGACGGCCGAGGCACTTGAGCCGTTCCGCGCAGCGCAACCGGCGCGGCCTGAGGGCGACCCGCAGCCGCTGTCATACTTGCTGGACAAACGTGACCAGGCCGCTGGCGCCCTGGACATCGAATTGGAAGTGCTGCTCACCACCGCCGCCATGCGCGAGCAGAACCTGCCGGCTCATCGCCTGGCCCTGAGCAACAGCCTGTATATGTACTGGACCGTCGCGCAATTGGTGGCCCACCACAGCGTCAACGGCTGCCAGTTGCAGGCCGGTGACCTGTTTGGTACGGGCACCTTGTCGGGCCCGCAAGCCGGTCAGTTCGGCAGCCTGTTGGAAATGACCGAGGGCGGTAAAAAGCCTGTCGAGTTACCGTCCGGCGAAGTGCGCAAGTTCCTCGAAGACGGCGACGAAATCATCCTGCGCGCCCGCTGCAGCCGCGAAGGGTTTGCGTCCATCGGCTTCGGCGAGTGCCGTGGCACCGTGGTCGCAGCGCGCTAG
- the maiA gene encoding maleylacetoacetate isomerase gives MELYTYYRSTASYRVRIALALKGLDFSAVPVNLLVPAGGANRQPEYLAINPQGRVPALRTDEGELLIQSLAIIEYLEERYPQVPLLSNDLVARAHARAVAAIIGCDVHPLHNSSTQNLLRQWGHDEAQLLEWIGHWISQGLGAVEQLIGDQGYCFGDTPGLADAFLIPQLYAAERFKVSLAAYPRIGRVAALAAQHPAFIQAHPANQPDTP, from the coding sequence ATGGAGCTCTATACCTACTACCGTTCCACCGCGTCGTACCGGGTGCGCATTGCCCTGGCGCTCAAGGGCCTGGATTTCTCCGCTGTGCCGGTCAACCTGTTGGTGCCGGCGGGCGGTGCGAATCGCCAGCCCGAGTACCTGGCGATCAACCCGCAAGGCCGCGTGCCGGCCTTGCGCACCGATGAGGGTGAGTTGTTGATCCAGTCGCTGGCGATCATCGAGTACCTGGAGGAACGTTATCCACAGGTGCCGTTGCTCTCCAACGACCTGGTGGCCCGTGCGCATGCGCGTGCGGTGGCGGCGATCATCGGCTGCGATGTCCACCCGCTGCACAACTCCAGCACCCAGAACCTGCTGCGCCAGTGGGGGCATGACGAGGCGCAACTGCTGGAGTGGATTGGCCATTGGATCAGCCAGGGGTTGGGGGCAGTGGAGCAGTTGATTGGCGATCAGGGGTATTGCTTCGGCGATACGCCGGGGCTGGCTGATGCGTTCCTGATTCCGCAGTTGTATGCGGCTGAGCGCTTCAAGGTGTCGTTGGCGGCGTACCCGCGTATTGGGCGGGTGGCGGCGTTGGCGGCGCAGCATCCGGCATTTATCCAGGCACATCCCGCCAACCAACCCGACACCCCATAG
- a CDS encoding MFS transporter — translation MHNQIASFRAALDARPVSRYQWLILLLLALLLVTDGYDAQVLGYVVPALAKDWGLEKAAFGPVFSANLLGLTLGSLLVTPLADRFGVRRILLGCVLIYASLTVLMVFANSLTTLMAARFICGIGMGGAMPSAMALMSEYSPPRLRTLMVTLAACGFSFGGAAGGFVAAGFIEGFGWQAVFLAGGVTPLLLFPFLVWLLPESLPRLLRDAPPYARLQKVTSRMLPDWQPPRASEAQTQEAQGSKLTVVELFRNGYARPTLLIWATFFVSLILLYFMISWLPSLLLESGLALKEANLVTSMFLFAGTLGAIGMAWFADRLKSKVRLLSGVLAAAAVCTILLGLNHDNPRYLVACVFAAGFCIIGGQLTLNAFASNFYPAHVRATGTGWALGVGRFGSILGPLFGSMLLAMHIPVEQIFFFCAIPAVMAALLIIQVRSPGVEAPKSPLPGDVLRVPAKD, via the coding sequence ATGCACAATCAGATTGCCAGCTTCCGCGCGGCACTCGACGCCCGTCCGGTGTCGCGCTATCAGTGGTTGATTCTCCTGTTGCTGGCGCTGTTGCTGGTGACCGATGGCTACGACGCGCAAGTGCTGGGCTATGTGGTGCCGGCGCTGGCCAAGGACTGGGGGCTGGAAAAAGCCGCGTTCGGTCCGGTGTTCAGCGCCAACCTGCTCGGGCTCACGCTGGGCTCGCTGCTGGTGACACCCTTGGCCGACCGCTTTGGCGTGCGGCGCATTCTGCTCGGCTGCGTGCTGATCTACGCCAGCCTCACGGTGCTGATGGTGTTCGCCAACTCGCTGACCACCTTGATGGCCGCCAGGTTTATCTGCGGTATAGGCATGGGGGGCGCCATGCCGAGTGCCATGGCGTTGATGTCGGAATACTCCCCACCACGCTTGCGCACCTTGATGGTGACCCTGGCGGCCTGTGGTTTCTCGTTTGGCGGGGCGGCGGGTGGGTTTGTGGCGGCGGGGTTTATCGAAGGCTTCGGGTGGCAGGCCGTGTTTCTGGCCGGTGGCGTGACGCCGCTGCTGTTGTTTCCGTTTCTGGTGTGGCTGCTGCCGGAGTCGCTACCGCGCTTGCTGCGTGATGCACCACCTTATGCGCGGCTGCAGAAAGTCACATCACGCATGCTGCCGGACTGGCAACCGCCGCGGGCGAGCGAGGCGCAAACCCAGGAGGCGCAAGGCAGCAAACTGACCGTGGTGGAGTTGTTCCGCAACGGCTATGCACGCCCGACGTTGCTGATCTGGGCGACCTTCTTTGTCAGCCTGATCTTGCTGTACTTCATGATCAGCTGGTTGCCATCGTTGCTGCTGGAAAGTGGCTTGGCGCTGAAAGAAGCCAACCTGGTGACTTCGATGTTCCTGTTTGCCGGCACCCTGGGTGCCATCGGCATGGCCTGGTTCGCCGACCGCTTGAAAAGCAAAGTGCGATTGCTCTCCGGCGTGCTGGCAGCCGCTGCGGTGTGCACCATCCTGCTCGGCCTGAACCATGACAACCCGCGCTACCTGGTGGCCTGTGTGTTTGCGGCCGGGTTTTGCATCATCGGGGGCCAACTGACCCTCAATGCCTTTGCCAGCAATTTCTACCCGGCGCACGTGCGCGCCACGGGTACGGGCTGGGCGTTGGGCGTGGGTCGGTTTGGCTCAATCCTGGGACCACTGTTTGGCAGCATGCTGCTGGCGATGCATATCCCGGTGGAGCAGATTTTCTTTTTCTGCGCGATTCCGGCGGTGATGGCGGCGTTGTTGATTATCCAAGTGCGTTCGCCCGGGGTTGAGGCGCCGAAGAGCCCGCTGCCCGGCGATGTGCTCAGGGTGCCGGCGAAGGACTGA
- a CDS encoding SirB1 family protein — MNPRKAFFACLERSPPALFEAALWIAAEHDPAVQPLVILQELALLQQQVSQGMPLLPADELGQPLLRRMNDLGFAQDEFTPLRPAAALLDKVLQRKRGQPLAMGLIALELARRLDIPLVGVNFPGHFLLRVPGADHLLDPCGGRRLYPNDCRDLLQRQYGPNLKLQADHLHTADPRSILQRLSRNLRQLHLSNDVPLAALVDAERVLELGNASAADYLARASLYQRLDCPNAERYDLEHALMLSEDPIQRLRLTERLGHLPPNTVVH, encoded by the coding sequence ATGAATCCCCGCAAAGCCTTTTTTGCCTGCCTGGAACGCTCGCCCCCTGCGCTGTTTGAAGCCGCGCTGTGGATAGCCGCCGAGCACGACCCGGCGGTGCAGCCGCTGGTGATCCTGCAGGAGTTGGCGTTGCTGCAACAGCAGGTGAGCCAAGGCATGCCCCTGCTGCCTGCCGATGAGCTGGGCCAGCCGCTGTTGCGGCGTATGAATGACCTGGGGTTTGCGCAGGACGAATTCACCCCGCTGCGTCCTGCTGCTGCCCTGCTGGACAAGGTGTTGCAGCGCAAGCGCGGGCAACCCTTGGCGATGGGGCTGATCGCCCTTGAGCTGGCGCGTCGCCTGGATATTCCCTTGGTTGGCGTGAACTTCCCCGGCCACTTCCTGCTGCGCGTGCCCGGCGCCGACCACCTGCTCGACCCGTGCGGCGGCCGGCGCCTGTACCCCAATGACTGCCGCGACCTGCTGCAACGCCAGTACGGCCCTAACCTCAAATTGCAGGCCGACCACCTGCACACCGCCGACCCGCGCTCGATCCTGCAACGGCTGTCACGCAACCTGCGCCAATTGCATCTTTCCAACGATGTGCCGCTCGCGGCCCTGGTCGACGCCGAGCGCGTGCTGGAGCTGGGCAATGCCAGCGCCGCCGATTACCTGGCGCGGGCCAGCCTGTACCAGCGGCTGGACTGCCCCAACGCCGAGCGTTATGACCTGGAACACGCGCTGATGCTCAGCGAAGACCCGATCCAGCGCCTGCGCCTGACCGAGCGGCTGGGGCATCTGCCGCCCAATACAGTGGTGCATTGA
- a CDS encoding Leu/Phe/Val dehydrogenase, with product MFALMHSTRLESLHLSVDPVTGLKAVIAIHNSRLGPALGGCRYLSYPDDESAVADAARLAQGMSYKAALAGLPVGGGTAVILRPAHVENRAALFEAFGRCVEQLDGRYITATDSGTSVADMDCIAQHTRFVTSTTAAGDPSPHAAMGVFAGIRTTAMARLGSDNLEGLRVAIQGLGNVGYALAEQLHAAGAELLVSDIDHGKVQLAMEQLGAHPIANDALLSTPCDILAPCGLGAVLNRQSVGQLRCAAVAGSASAQLTNLQVADQLEGRGILYAPDYVINSGGLIYVALQHSGADLPTITAHLSNIGKRLTEIFAHAQAEKRSPARVADELAERLLYR from the coding sequence ATGTTTGCTCTCATGCACAGCACCCGCCTTGAATCGCTGCACCTGAGCGTCGACCCGGTCACCGGGCTGAAGGCGGTCATCGCCATCCATAACAGCCGCCTGGGCCCCGCGCTCGGCGGCTGTCGCTATCTCTCCTACCCCGACGACGAAAGCGCCGTGGCCGATGCCGCGCGCCTGGCCCAAGGCATGAGCTACAAGGCCGCGTTGGCAGGCTTGCCGGTGGGCGGTGGCACCGCCGTGATCCTGCGGCCGGCCCATGTGGAAAACCGCGCGGCGCTGTTCGAGGCCTTTGGCCGTTGCGTCGAGCAACTCGACGGTCGCTACATCACCGCCACCGACAGCGGCACCTCGGTGGCCGACATGGACTGCATCGCCCAGCACACCCGCTTTGTCACCAGCACCACCGCCGCCGGCGACCCGTCTCCACATGCCGCCATGGGCGTATTCGCCGGTATCCGCACCACGGCCATGGCACGCCTGGGCAGCGATAACCTCGAAGGCCTGCGGGTGGCGATCCAGGGCCTGGGCAATGTCGGTTATGCCTTGGCCGAACAACTGCACGCCGCCGGGGCCGAACTGCTGGTCAGCGACATCGACCACGGCAAGGTGCAACTGGCCATGGAACAACTGGGCGCCCATCCCATCGCCAATGACGCCTTGCTCAGTACCCCCTGCGACATCCTCGCGCCCTGCGGCCTCGGCGCCGTACTCAACCGCCAGAGCGTCGGCCAACTGCGCTGTGCCGCCGTCGCCGGTTCCGCCAGCGCGCAATTGACCAACCTGCAAGTGGCCGACCAACTGGAAGGGCGCGGCATCCTCTACGCCCCGGACTATGTGATCAACTCCGGCGGGCTGATCTACGTCGCACTCCAGCACAGCGGGGCGGATCTGCCGACCATCACTGCGCACCTGTCCAACATCGGCAAACGCCTCACGGAAATCTTTGCCCACGCCCAGGCAGAAAAACGCTCACCCGCGCGGGTGGCGGATGAGCTGGCGGAGCGATTGCTGTACCGCTGA
- a CDS encoding acetamidase/formamidase family protein, producing MHNPAPVDRLIVNTYTNGLIGPSQKMLGPLADGGTLITGTPPGCWGPMITPAFEGGHEVTQPVFIAGAEVGDAVALKIIRMRVTSHATSSGVMRFVEGRYHGDPFVAKFCSNCGQEHPASHVEGIGAEAIRCNACDAEVSAFRFSHGYVIVFDAEHQVSLTVNQAVADRLAGQAPQMAALPELSAQHSILSLARADIPGLAAHMRPFLGNIGTTPSRDLPDSHNCADFGQYLVGAPHRYGMTHEQLHAAKTDGHMDTNSVREGCVLICPVRVPGAGVYMGDMHAQQGNGEIAGHATDVSGETELTAHVIKGLTLDGPILLQNLDDLPPMARPMTAEQRLQVKALGERWGQVEIEDNGPITFIGSGADLNLATENGLERAAAVTGLSMDEVRNRATLNGSIEISRLPGTVRVTILCPMHILDRLGVGPLVREKYSL from the coding sequence ATGCACAACCCAGCACCGGTTGATCGCCTGATCGTCAACACCTACACCAACGGGCTCATCGGCCCCAGCCAGAAAATGCTCGGCCCGCTCGCTGACGGCGGCACGCTCATCACAGGAACCCCGCCGGGTTGCTGGGGCCCGATGATCACGCCCGCGTTTGAGGGGGGCCATGAGGTGACTCAACCCGTATTCATCGCCGGTGCCGAAGTCGGTGACGCTGTGGCCCTAAAGATCATACGCATGCGCGTGACGTCCCACGCCACCTCCTCAGGCGTCATGCGCTTTGTTGAAGGGCGCTATCACGGCGACCCCTTTGTCGCCAAATTCTGCTCCAATTGCGGGCAAGAGCATCCCGCCAGCCATGTCGAAGGAATCGGCGCAGAGGCTATCCGCTGCAATGCCTGCGATGCAGAGGTCAGCGCGTTTCGTTTCAGCCATGGCTACGTCATCGTATTCGATGCCGAGCACCAAGTGAGCCTGACCGTGAACCAGGCCGTGGCCGACCGCCTTGCCGGCCAGGCACCGCAGATGGCGGCGTTGCCGGAACTGTCCGCCCAGCACTCCATTCTGTCCCTGGCCCGCGCCGACATCCCTGGCCTTGCGGCTCATATGCGGCCGTTCCTGGGCAATATCGGTACTACGCCTTCACGGGATTTGCCGGATTCCCACAACTGCGCCGACTTCGGGCAATACCTGGTCGGCGCCCCTCACCGCTACGGCATGACACACGAACAACTGCATGCGGCAAAAACCGACGGGCACATGGACACCAACTCGGTACGCGAAGGTTGCGTCCTGATTTGTCCGGTAAGAGTCCCCGGCGCCGGTGTGTACATGGGAGATATGCATGCCCAGCAAGGCAATGGTGAAATTGCCGGGCATGCCACCGATGTGTCGGGGGAAACCGAACTCACCGCCCACGTGATCAAGGGGTTGACCCTCGACGGCCCGATCCTGCTGCAAAACCTTGACGATCTGCCGCCCATGGCACGCCCCATGACCGCCGAGCAACGGCTGCAAGTCAAGGCACTGGGCGAGCGCTGGGGGCAGGTCGAAATCGAAGACAATGGGCCCATTACCTTTATCGGCAGCGGAGCCGACCTCAACCTTGCGACGGAAAACGGCTTGGAACGCGCGGCTGCGGTCACCGGCCTTTCTATGGATGAGGTACGCAACCGTGCAACGCTTAACGGCTCGATTGAAATAAGCCGGTTGCCGGGCACTGTCCGCGTCACGATCCTGTGCCCGATGCACATTCTTGATCGCCTGGGTGTCGGCCCACTTGTGCGCGAAAAGTATTCGCTCTGA